The Apium graveolens cultivar Ventura chromosome 11, ASM990537v1, whole genome shotgun sequence genome has a window encoding:
- the LOC141696005 gene encoding uncharacterized protein LOC141696005 yields the protein MARYNDLNDQFTGLDIDDEENSTFVHGGEEEVEINRYELCIVGRFLTERRINVNAMKSKMADVWRPAMGINIKEIEQGIFLFQFYYKEDMNWVLKGGPWSFDNAMIVMAEVPKGEEPLNVPLWYVNMWMQIYELPSGFITEAVGKQLGDFFGEFLEYDSKNNTSIWSEFMRIRVRLDVRKPLKRRKKIMKKSGVEVMASCKYERLGDFCFTCGMLTHTDRYCRKFLSMTSEGSNKEWGSWHRAPPRRVGGPAKSRWLREEDDKDWEVRQGRYGACPKLGEFSCEKGDRGVIVGIEKNQGLQLYGDNNNPLKLVVSNMEVRGEIQI from the coding sequence ATGGCTCGCTATAATGATTTGAATGATCAGTTTACGGGGTTGGATATTGATGATGAGGAGAATTCGACATTTGTACATGGTGGGGAAGAGGAAGTGGAGATAAATAGATATGAGTTATGTATTGTGGGCAGGTTTTTGACAGAAAGAAGGATAAATGTTAATGCAATGAAGTCAAAAATGGCGGATGTGTGGAGGCCGGCAATGGGCATAAATATAAAGGAGATAGAGCAGGGGATTTTCTTGTTTCAATTCTATTATAAAGAAGATATGAATTGGGTTCTAAAGGGAGGGCCGTGGTCATTTGATAATGCGATGATTGTAATGGCGGAGGTTCCAAAGGGGGAGGAACCACTAAATGTTCCATTGTGGTATGTAAATATGTGGATGCAGATTTATGAGCTTCCTTCTGGATTTATAACGGAGGCTGTGGGGAAGCAACTGGGGGACTTCTTTGGAGAATTTTTGGAGTATGACAGTAAGAACAACACAAGTATCTGGAGCGAATTTATGCGTATTCGAGTTCGATTGGATGTTAGAAAACCATTAAAGCGCCGAaagaaaataatgaagaaaaGTGGGGTGGAGGTGATGGCTTCATGTAAATATGAACGTTTAGGTGACTTCTGCTTTACGTGTGGAATGTTAACGCATACAGATCGTTATTGCAGAAAGTTTCTTTCAATGACAAGTGAAGGCAGCAATAAGGAGTGGGGGAGTTGGCACAGAGCTCCACCTAGAAGGGTTGGTGGTCCAGCTAAAAGTCGGTGGTTGCGGGAGGAGGACGACAAGGATTGGGAGGTGCGACAGGGACGGTACGGTGCATGCCCAAAATTAGGGGAGTTCAGTTGTGAGAAAGGGGATAGGGGCGTGATCGTAGGAATTGAGAAAAATCAGGGATTGCAGTTGTATGGAGATAATAATAATCCCCTAAAATTAGTAGTGTCGAATATGGAAGTTAGGGgggaaattcaaatttaa
- the LOC141696007 gene encoding uncharacterized protein LOC141696007, whose protein sequence is MDKWHPPRAGRVKINVDTHVIVGLSWFSCGLIIQDHEGRFIRARTRKDAGGVSVVEAEARGVLEAIRWAISLGLYGVDIESDSKNSVHAINKIVENYLEVGVVFEEYRRLLEDRRDISISFVKKQANKVAHILARVPCEINCFSDFITPPQSVLEPLVSESLMV, encoded by the coding sequence ATGGATAAATGGCACCCTCCAAGGGCAGGTAGAGTGAAAATTAATGTTGATACTCACGTGATTGTAGGGCTCTCATGGTTCTCATGTGGTCTAATCATTCAAGATCATGAAGGTAGATTTATCAGAGCTAGAACCCGGAAAGATGCAGGTGGAGTCTCAGTAGTCGAAGCAGAAGCAAGGGGAGTGTTGGAAGCAATCAGATGGGCTATCTCACTGGGTTTGTATGGGGTGGACATTGAGAGTGATTCCAAAAACTCAGTCCATGCTATTAACAAAATAGTAGAGAATTATTTGGAAGTTGGAGTGGTATTTGAGGAATATCGTAGGTTATTGGAGGATCGTAGAGATATATCAATTTCTTTTGTTAAAAAGCAAGCGAATAAGGTAGCTCACATTCTTGCTAGAGTACCTTGTGAAATCAATTGCTTTAGTGATTTTATAACTCCTCCACAGTCTGTGTTGGAGCCTCTTGTAAGCGAAAGTTTGATGGTTTAA
- the LOC141696006 gene encoding uncharacterized protein LOC141696006, which produces MNAISWNCIGLGNPRTVRALWDMVKSHKPNILFLMETLSYKERIKHLCGKMGFDNHWTVECVGRSGGIALFWKSNVKCIVCNQGINFIDVQITNVNEVKWRLTGFYGFPERARKREVWGLLKMLAGVSDLPWVVVGDFNDMVNISDKKGNYAHPQSFLDGFKRTIEECGLIELEWREKYFHAYATSRKKQNQVGYLKDESGAMINKHEEMCELVKGYFSRIFGGTERLEMNSLDEQEAVITEEHNRDLIAEFKIEEFSEAIKQMHPDKSAGPDGLNPAFYQHFWGLCGKDVFQCCKNWLVDLAFPLGLNDTNVVLIPKKDNTDEMKDLRPIALCNVLYKVISKVLANRLKEILPVAQAIPSYAMSCFLLPKSLCIDLERMMNSYFWGSQEDIKKGIRWTSWTNMSMSKEQGGLAFHDLHGLWQAKESQKQGYRWVVGDGRSINLGADKWLRGKEGHRVDEQCLSLVRNLKVCDLFVSGTKEWDVTKVHNLFSSSDARFILAIPIPNNQFQDRIVWNYSLDGKYSAKSGYRFWQQHYSQCK; this is translated from the exons ATGAATGCTATAAGTTGGAACTGCATAGGATTGGGGAATCCTCGTACAGTTCGTGCTTTATGGGACATGGTGAAGTCTCATAAACCCAATATACTATTTTTAATGGAAACGTTGTCATATAAGGAGAGGATTAAACATCTTTGTGGCAAGATGGGCTTTGACAATCACTGGACAGTAGAATGTGTTGGTAGGAGTGGAGGTATTGCTCTCTTTTGGAAAAGTAATGTCAAGTGTATTGTTTGTAACCAGGGTATTAATTTTATTGATGTTCAGATTACTAATGTAAATGAAGTCAAGTGGAGATTGACTGGCTTTTATGGATTTCCAGAGCGTGCTCGTAAAAGGGAGGTGTGGGGTCTTTTGAAGATGTTAGCTGGTGTGTCTGACTTACCTTGGGTAGTAGTAGGAGATTTTAATGATATGGTGAATATTTCTGATAAGAAAGGCAATTATGCTCATCCTCAATCATTCTTGGATGGTTTTAAGAGAACAATCGAGGAGTGTGGTCTAATTGAACTGGAGTGGAGAGAAAA GTACTTTCATGCGTATGCAACTAGTAGGAAGAAGCAGAATCAGGTGGGATATCTTAAGGATGAGAGTGGAGCTATGATTAATAAGCACGAAGAAATGTGTGAGTTAGTCAAAGGTTATTTTAGCAGAATTTTTGGTGGTACAGAGAGATTGGAGATGAACAGTTTGGACGAACAAGAAGCTGTTATAACAGAAGAACACAATAGAGATCTTATAGCAGAGTTCAAGATAGAGGAATTTTCGGAGGCTATAAAGCAAATGCACCCGGACAAAAGTGCTGGTCCAGATGGTTTGAATCCAGCATTTTACCAACATTTCTGGGGTTTGTGTGGGAAAGATGTTTTTCAGTGTTGTAAAAATTGGTTAGTAGATCTGGCATTTCCACTTGGTCTTAATGATACAAATGTTGTATTAATTCCTAAGAAAGATAATACAGATGAGATGAAGGACTTGCGACCAATAGCTTTATGCAACGTTCTTTATAAAGTTATATCAAAGGTGCTAGCTAATCGTCTCAAAGAGATTTTGCCAG TAGCGCAAGCAATTCCCTCGTACGCTATGTCATGCTTTCTGTTACCAAAATCATTATGTATTGATCTTGAAAGGATGATGAATAGCTATTTCTGGGGTTCACAGGAGGACATTAAGAAAGGAATTAGATGGACTTCATGGACAAATATGAGTATGTCGAAGGAGCAAGGTGGTCTAGCATTTCATGATCTTCACG GTCTTTGGCAAGCTAAAGAATCCCAAAAACAAGGCTACAGATGGGTAGTGGGTGATGGACGTTCTATTAATTTGGGTGCTGATAAGTGGCTTCGAGGTAAAGAGGGTCACAGAGTGGATGAACAATGTCTGAGTTTGGTGAGGAACCTAAAGGTTTGCGATCTCTTTGTTTCTGGTACTAAGGAGTGGGATGTAACAAAGGTGCACAACTTGTTTTCGAGTAGTGATGCTAGGTTTATTCTAGCAATACCTATCCCAAATAACCAGTTCCAAGATCGTATTGTTTGGAATTACTCATTGGATGGGAAGTATAGTGCTAAATCGGGGTATAGGTTTTGGCAGCAACATTATAGTCAGTGTAAATAG